A genomic region of Jeotgalibaca ciconiae contains the following coding sequences:
- a CDS encoding folate family ECF transporter S component, translated as MEQKKSMSFTAKDIAVIGLMIALKVVLTRFLAIETQFVRVSFTFIPTILLAIMYGPWVGAFSGALADVAGFFLFPKGFPFSPGFTISAAVAPMIYGLILHRKPLTLRRIILACLAVTVIVNVGLNSLWLRILYDQAFWGMLPIRLFENIVTLPVEAGIIYWITGNKSIQRAMKGYPIKWIR; from the coding sequence ATGGAACAGAAAAAATCCATGTCATTTACAGCCAAAGACATTGCTGTCATTGGTTTAATGATTGCTTTAAAAGTTGTGCTCACACGCTTTTTAGCAATCGAAACCCAATTTGTTCGGGTTAGTTTTACCTTTATACCAACAATTTTGTTGGCAATCATGTATGGACCCTGGGTAGGTGCCTTTTCGGGAGCGTTGGCAGATGTTGCTGGCTTTTTCCTGTTTCCAAAAGGTTTTCCTTTTTCACCTGGATTTACCATTTCTGCTGCGGTAGCGCCCATGATTTATGGACTTATTTTACATCGCAAGCCGCTCACATTGCGACGTATTATTCTGGCTTGTTTAGCGGTTACCGTCATTGTGAATGTAGGCTTGAATTCGTTGTGGTTAAGAATCCTCTATGACCAAGCTTTTTGGGGAATGTTGCCTATTCGTTTGTTCGAAAATATCGTAACGCTGCCAGTAGAAGCAGGAATTATTTACTGGATTACAGGAAACAAATCAATTCAACGAGCAATGAAAGGTTATCCAATTAAATGGATTCGTTAA
- a CDS encoding amidohydrolase, with translation MAANNTTTQEQIHQEVLNQENYIVSLRRHFHKYPEVSLKEFKTIQRIREELDGIGLPYINVGETGVLATLEGGKGPGKKLLLRADIDALPMDDKTGAEYASLNPGANHACGHDGHASALLGAAKVLKNRQADIEGTILFAFQPAEEIGAGARQFVRGGFVDDVDHVFGIHLSSRNELGKIIATPGPTNASCDIFKINVHGKSGHVSNPDLGRDALVSAAAIVTELQTIVAREVKPSDEVVVGIGVLQAGTNYNIIANEAIIEGTVRTFDPDVREQVLASVERIARLTAEAHRTSIDFSNYDAAAPLINDERAAEHAFQAAAKIVGEENIITDAPKSMGADDFADFLAVAPGIYCFVGTQSSEKTAFNHHHERFDIDEKGLLHAAELHVTYALDYLENPF, from the coding sequence ATGGCTGCAAACAACACTACAACGCAAGAACAAATTCATCAAGAGGTTCTAAACCAAGAGAATTACATTGTTTCATTACGCCGTCACTTTCATAAATATCCGGAGGTTAGTTTAAAAGAATTCAAAACAATCCAACGTATCCGCGAAGAGCTAGACGGGATTGGCCTTCCTTATATTAATGTGGGAGAAACAGGAGTTCTGGCAACACTTGAGGGAGGTAAGGGGCCAGGTAAAAAATTACTGCTTCGTGCTGATATTGATGCTTTACCGATGGATGACAAAACGGGTGCTGAATATGCTTCCTTAAACCCAGGTGCGAATCACGCTTGTGGTCATGATGGCCACGCTTCTGCCCTACTTGGTGCAGCAAAAGTCTTGAAGAATCGCCAAGCGGATATTGAAGGAACGATTTTATTTGCCTTTCAACCCGCAGAAGAAATCGGCGCAGGTGCTCGTCAATTTGTCCGTGGCGGCTTTGTGGATGATGTAGACCATGTTTTCGGAATTCATCTAAGTTCTCGTAATGAGCTCGGTAAAATCATTGCTACTCCAGGACCAACAAATGCTTCCTGCGATATTTTTAAAATTAACGTTCATGGTAAAAGCGGGCATGTTTCCAATCCTGATTTAGGCCGCGATGCTCTAGTGAGTGCAGCTGCTATTGTTACTGAATTACAAACGATCGTTGCACGCGAAGTGAAACCTTCCGATGAAGTAGTTGTTGGAATTGGTGTCTTACAAGCGGGAACGAATTACAATATTATCGCCAATGAAGCAATCATTGAAGGAACCGTTCGTACGTTTGACCCAGATGTCCGTGAGCAAGTTCTAGCATCTGTTGAACGTATTGCTCGTTTGACAGCTGAAGCGCACCGTACTTCCATCGATTTCTCTAATTATGATGCAGCAGCTCCTTTAATCAACGATGAAAGAGCAGCGGAACATGCCTTCCAAGCAGCTGCAAAAATTGTCGGGGAAGAAAACATCATCACTGATGCACCAAAAAGCATGGGGGCAGATGACTTTGCGGACTTCTTAGCAGTTGCTCCTGGTATTTATTGCTTTGTCGGAACACAAAGCAGCGAGAAAACTGCATTTAATCATCACCACGAACGATTTGATATTGATGAAAAAGGCTTGCTGCATGCAGCAGAGTTACACGTGACCTATGCTTTAGATTATTTGGAAAACCCGTTTTAA
- a CDS encoding HTH domain-containing protein has product MMDMSSEENNLRDSIAALESRYHMTTDTIEKMLGFREGTLLRYLAGEDNLDRKEAGNLFMFCEILLDGMTAVDNDERLRAVLDHLVELLGMTYQTLSIFSNVAEHEIKDFRESKKPLSSEMKYRLAVKSYYLLLTIVQNQE; this is encoded by the coding sequence ATGATGGATATGAGTTCAGAAGAGAATAATCTTCGTGACTCCATCGCTGCTCTTGAATCACGTTATCATATGACGACAGATACGATTGAAAAAATGCTTGGTTTTAGAGAAGGTACTCTGTTGAGGTATTTAGCTGGTGAAGATAATCTAGACAGAAAAGAAGCGGGGAATCTTTTCATGTTTTGCGAAATTCTTTTGGATGGCATGACCGCTGTTGACAATGACGAGCGTCTTAGAGCGGTTCTCGATCACTTAGTAGAATTGTTGGGTATGACTTATCAAACGCTCTCTATTTTTTCCAATGTAGCAGAGCATGAAATAAAGGACTTTCGAGAATCGAAAAAGCCTCTTTCAAGCGAAATGAAGTATCGATTAGCAGTAAAAAGTTATTATTTGTTGCTGACGATTGTTCAAAATCAAGAATAA
- a CDS encoding MetQ/NlpA family ABC transporter substrate-binding protein, which yields MNKKLISLSTATLVLFLGACGNTGSDADSSTGAVESSETEEVTEVSVGVVSEVEIDVWEDVKERLAEENIELTIEQFTDYVQPNVALSDGSLDLNAFQHVAYLEEFNANNGSDIVPIGFTYVSPLGLYSDSLTDYNDIPEGAEIAIPNDVTNGGRALLLLQAIDLITLDEAAGTNATVSDITDNPKNITFTELDASQTARALGDVDAAIINTNYATDSGLNPSEDALFLDTDNIAEVNEIYKNVIATRSEDAENAAYLKVVEAYQSEETAKKIEEVTEGNDVPAWE from the coding sequence ATGAATAAAAAATTAATCTCATTATCAACAGCAACGTTAGTATTGTTTTTAGGAGCTTGTGGAAATACTGGTTCCGATGCAGACTCTTCAACTGGAGCTGTAGAATCATCTGAAACAGAAGAAGTAACAGAAGTTTCTGTGGGAGTTGTTAGTGAAGTAGAAATTGACGTTTGGGAAGATGTCAAAGAGCGCTTAGCAGAAGAAAACATTGAATTAACCATTGAACAATTCACAGATTATGTACAACCAAATGTGGCATTATCAGATGGCAGCTTAGATTTAAATGCTTTCCAACACGTAGCTTACTTAGAAGAATTCAATGCAAACAATGGTTCCGATATTGTTCCGATTGGATTTACTTATGTTTCCCCACTTGGCTTGTACTCTGATTCTTTAACAGACTACAATGATATCCCAGAAGGAGCAGAAATTGCGATTCCAAATGATGTAACAAATGGCGGTCGTGCTCTCCTATTATTACAAGCAATCGATTTAATTACTCTAGATGAAGCGGCTGGAACAAATGCAACGGTTAGTGATATTACTGATAATCCAAAAAATATTACCTTTACTGAATTAGATGCCAGCCAAACTGCACGCGCATTAGGTGATGTAGATGCAGCGATCATTAATACCAATTACGCAACAGACTCTGGATTGAATCCAAGCGAAGATGCTTTGTTCTTGGACACAGACAACATTGCCGAAGTAAATGAAATCTACAAAAACGTGATTGCTACTCGTTCTGAAGATGCAGAAAACGCAGCATATTTGAAGGTTGTTGAAGCATATCAATCAGAAGAAACAGCTAAGAAAATTGAAGAAGTAACAGAAGGAAACGATGTCCCTGCTTGGGAATAA
- a CDS encoding methionine ABC transporter ATP-binding protein: protein MIDLKNVSVTFSGDQQKEIKAVQDVSLRVAEGDVYGIVGYSGAGKSTLVRTINLLQRPTNGQVVVNNKILTNMNESELRNARKKIGMIFQHFNLMDSRTIFDNVAFPLKRSTLTKKEINDKVLDLLELVGLGDKAKAYPSQLSGGQKQRVAIARALANDPEILLCDEATSALDPKTTSSILALLKKLNKDLNLTIVIITHEMQVVKEICNKVAVMEDGYVIEKGSLLEIFTSPQNQLTKDFINTATHVDQGIETVLTHPTLLNLKENDVLAKLSFVGGSTSEPLIAKLNNSFQVQGNILFGNVEILQDTPVGTLLLVLSGSTEKIAEAIDYLQANEVTVSIISTEYIEERQKKEEGE from the coding sequence ATGATCGATTTAAAAAATGTTTCCGTCACCTTTTCAGGTGACCAGCAAAAAGAAATTAAAGCAGTACAAGACGTTTCCCTTCGAGTTGCTGAAGGAGATGTCTATGGAATCGTTGGATATAGCGGGGCTGGTAAAAGTACCCTTGTTCGAACGATTAACCTGCTACAACGTCCAACAAACGGACAAGTTGTTGTGAATAATAAAATTTTGACTAATATGAACGAGTCAGAACTGCGGAATGCTCGCAAAAAGATCGGGATGATTTTCCAACATTTTAACTTAATGGATTCAAGAACCATTTTCGATAATGTTGCCTTTCCGTTAAAACGTTCTACCCTTACAAAAAAAGAAATTAATGATAAAGTTCTAGATTTGCTGGAGTTGGTTGGCTTGGGGGATAAAGCAAAAGCTTACCCTTCTCAATTATCAGGTGGACAAAAGCAACGGGTTGCCATAGCGCGTGCCTTAGCAAATGATCCAGAGATTCTACTTTGTGATGAAGCAACAAGCGCATTGGATCCAAAGACCACTTCTTCTATTCTTGCTTTATTAAAAAAACTAAATAAAGACTTGAATCTTACAATCGTGATTATTACTCATGAAATGCAAGTAGTAAAAGAAATTTGTAATAAGGTTGCCGTAATGGAAGATGGATACGTAATTGAAAAAGGAAGTCTCCTTGAAATTTTTACAAGTCCACAAAACCAATTAACAAAAGATTTCATTAATACAGCAACACATGTCGACCAAGGAATTGAAACAGTTCTTACGCATCCAACTCTATTGAATTTAAAAGAAAATGATGTACTTGCAAAACTTTCCTTCGTAGGCGGTTCAACCAGTGAACCATTAATTGCTAAGTTAAATAACTCTTTCCAAGTACAAGGAAACATTCTTTTTGGAAATGTAGAAATCTTACAAGACACACCTGTTGGAACATTGCTTCTCGTTTTATCTGGTTCAACAGAAAAAATTGCTGAAGCAATTGATTACTTGCAAGCGAACGAGGTAACCGTATCGATTATTTCAACTGAATATATTGAAGAGCGACAAAAGAAAGAAGAAGGTGAATAA
- a CDS encoding methionine ABC transporter permease encodes MTEFINNLLPNVSGIWDIVWESLGETLYMVGISGVIAGVLGVILGVILLITDENGLMPHHFLYNTLDKLVNTFRSLPFIILLTLIYPITRLIVGTAIGTTAALVPLVVSTVPFYARQIQNALLEVDPGVVEAAQAMGTSNLDIIFRVYLKEGLASIIRVSAVTIINLIGLTAMAGAVGAGGLGNLAITRGYNRFQTDVIFVATILILIIVFISQAIGNALVKKVSH; translated from the coding sequence ATGACTGAATTTATTAATAATCTACTTCCGAATGTCTCAGGAATATGGGATATTGTCTGGGAAAGTCTAGGAGAAACCCTTTATATGGTAGGCATTTCCGGTGTAATTGCTGGAGTACTGGGAGTTATTTTAGGAGTTATTCTCCTCATTACAGACGAAAATGGCTTAATGCCTCATCATTTTCTCTATAATACTTTGGATAAACTGGTAAATACATTCCGTTCTCTGCCATTCATTATTTTACTTACGCTGATTTACCCCATTACTCGTTTGATTGTTGGAACTGCAATCGGAACAACAGCGGCACTTGTTCCTTTAGTAGTATCAACCGTTCCTTTCTATGCTCGTCAGATTCAAAACGCTCTACTGGAAGTTGACCCAGGAGTTGTGGAAGCTGCTCAAGCAATGGGAACAAGCAATTTAGATATTATCTTTCGTGTTTATTTAAAAGAAGGTTTGGCTTCAATCATTCGTGTCTCAGCTGTTACCATTATTAACTTAATTGGACTAACAGCAATGGCTGGAGCAGTTGGTGCCGGTGGACTTGGAAACTTAGCAATTACGCGAGGATATAATCGATTCCAAACAGATGTTATTTTTGTCGCAACCATTTTAATTTTAATCATCGTTTTTATCAGCCAAGCAATTGGCAATGCGTTAGTTAAGAAAGTAAGCCACTAA
- a CDS encoding aminotransferase class I/II-fold pyridoxal phosphate-dependent enzyme produces the protein MALTTNKQLERIQASQIRGFDQLFRSIEDCIMMTLGEPDFAMADNIKEAAIQAIRENDSHYAHSMGDRGVREAVADFLKERYEVSYNPETEIIMTIGATEAIFSSLTAVLNPGEKVLVPTPTFPLYSLATTVAYGEAVEVNTAETGFLLTPDKVHQTLAAHPEIKAIVLNYPSNPTGVTYTREELTALAEAIKQYEVFVISDEIYSELTYGVEHVSMAALLPEQTILINGVSKAYAMTGWRVGFIAAQEKWIPPLFKAHQAAVTTGVSVSYKAAEEAFRNSSDSVERMRLEYEKRKDICVAALKEAGFSVAEPKGAFYIFAKIPEKFGTDDKEFCRNLAVEAKVGIIPGSVFGPGGEGYVRMSFALGTDDIIEAMKRIKKYVAK, from the coding sequence ATGGCTTTGACAACAAATAAACAGTTGGAACGAATTCAAGCATCGCAAATAAGAGGATTTGATCAACTATTTCGTAGTATTGAGGACTGTATTATGATGACCTTAGGAGAACCTGATTTTGCTATGGCAGATAATATCAAAGAAGCAGCCATTCAAGCAATTCGGGAGAACGACTCGCACTATGCACATTCCATGGGTGATAGGGGAGTTCGAGAAGCAGTGGCTGATTTTTTAAAAGAGCGATACGAAGTCTCTTATAACCCAGAGACAGAAATCATTATGACGATTGGTGCTACTGAAGCTATTTTTTCTTCTTTAACGGCAGTACTGAATCCTGGAGAAAAAGTATTGGTTCCGACACCTACTTTTCCGCTTTATAGTCTTGCAACTACGGTAGCGTATGGAGAAGCAGTGGAAGTAAATACTGCTGAAACAGGTTTTTTATTAACTCCTGACAAAGTACATCAAACACTGGCTGCTCATCCAGAGATAAAAGCAATTGTATTGAACTATCCAAGTAATCCCACCGGCGTTACTTACACGCGAGAAGAGCTGACTGCTTTGGCAGAGGCAATCAAACAGTATGAGGTTTTTGTAATCAGCGATGAGATATACAGTGAATTAACTTACGGAGTCGAACATGTTTCCATGGCTGCACTTTTACCAGAACAAACAATTTTGATTAATGGTGTCTCGAAAGCTTATGCCATGACTGGTTGGCGAGTGGGCTTTATCGCAGCACAAGAAAAGTGGATTCCGCCTCTTTTTAAAGCCCATCAAGCAGCTGTTACAACAGGGGTATCTGTGTCATACAAGGCTGCAGAAGAAGCTTTCAGAAATAGTTCTGATTCGGTAGAACGGATGCGTCTGGAATACGAAAAACGAAAAGATATTTGTGTTGCTGCATTGAAAGAAGCTGGTTTTTCGGTTGCAGAACCCAAAGGAGCTTTCTACATCTTTGCTAAAATTCCAGAAAAATTTGGTACAGATGATAAAGAATTTTGTCGAAATCTAGCGGTTGAAGCGAAAGTTGGGATTATCCCAGGGAGCGTCTTTGGACCTGGAGGAGAAGGATACGTACGAATGAGTTTTGCCTTAGGAACGGATGATATCATTGAAGCAATGAAACGAATTAAAAAATACGTAGCGAAGTAA
- a CDS encoding GNAT family N-acetyltransferase, with translation MNLTDFTIRMASREDASIILNFIKELAAYEKMTEEVVATEASLIDSLFVKKQAEVLIGERKGEPVGFALFFHNYSTFLGKAGIYLEDFFVLEPYRGNGYGKALFQEVARIATERGCERMEWFCLDWNEPSIQFYKAQGAFPMDEWTVYRLTGEELTKFSKNNE, from the coding sequence ATGAATTTAACTGATTTTACTATCCGAATGGCATCAAGGGAAGATGCATCGATTATTTTGAATTTTATTAAAGAATTAGCTGCTTACGAAAAAATGACGGAAGAGGTCGTTGCAACCGAGGCAAGCTTAATCGATTCATTATTTGTCAAAAAACAAGCTGAAGTTCTAATTGGCGAGCGAAAAGGCGAGCCGGTTGGTTTTGCTTTATTTTTCCATAATTATTCTACTTTTCTAGGAAAAGCAGGAATTTATTTAGAAGATTTTTTTGTCTTGGAACCATACCGAGGAAATGGTTACGGAAAAGCACTTTTTCAGGAAGTAGCTCGAATTGCAACGGAACGTGGCTGCGAAAGGATGGAGTGGTTCTGTCTTGATTGGAATGAGCCAAGTATTCAATTTTACAAGGCACAAGGGGCCTTTCCCATGGATGAATGGACTGTTTATCGTTTAACAGGTGAAGAGCTGACAAAATTTAGCAAAAACAACGAATGA
- a CDS encoding MetQ/NlpA family ABC transporter substrate-binding protein codes for MVMSLKKYLGGFVAASALLLAACGGGGNAASDEATSDEATSNDPTHVKVAVVGEINEPWEYVAEQLKENENIEIELVKYTDYATPNKSLADGDVDLNAFQTEIFMDSFNEDTGSDLTTLGYTVIAPLGIYSLTYTDVADIPDGATVGIPNDPTNNGRALRLLQTAGLITVDPDTGLTPQVDDITDNPKNLQITELDSAQTARALQDLDISIVNSGMAVDAGYIPTEDAIFLEPVSDDSQPYYNVIASRGEDADSELYRTIVEYYQSEGTAQVIEESSKGSSIPVWDGQ; via the coding sequence ATGGTTATGAGTTTAAAGAAATATTTAGGTGGATTTGTGGCAGCGAGTGCCCTTTTATTAGCAGCATGTGGTGGTGGCGGAAACGCTGCTTCAGACGAAGCAACTTCAGATGAAGCAACATCAAACGATCCGACTCACGTTAAAGTTGCCGTTGTTGGAGAAATCAACGAACCGTGGGAATATGTAGCGGAACAATTGAAAGAAAATGAAAATATCGAGATTGAGTTAGTAAAATATACTGACTATGCAACACCAAATAAATCATTAGCAGATGGAGACGTTGATTTGAACGCTTTTCAGACAGAAATTTTCATGGATAGCTTCAATGAAGATACTGGTTCAGACTTAACGACTTTGGGTTATACCGTTATTGCTCCACTTGGTATTTATTCATTAACGTATACTGACGTGGCGGATATTCCGGATGGGGCAACTGTAGGAATTCCAAACGACCCAACAAACAATGGCCGTGCGCTGCGACTGTTGCAAACAGCTGGTTTAATTACAGTTGACCCAGATACTGGCTTAACACCGCAAGTTGACGATATTACAGACAATCCAAAGAACCTGCAAATTACTGAACTTGATTCAGCGCAAACTGCACGTGCTCTTCAAGACTTGGATATCTCTATCGTGAATAGCGGTATGGCTGTAGATGCTGGTTATATTCCAACAGAAGACGCAATCTTCTTAGAGCCAGTAAGTGACGATTCTCAACCGTACTACAACGTAATTGCATCTCGTGGAGAAGATGCTGATAGTGAGTTGTATAGAACAATCGTTGAATATTACCAATCAGAAGGAACTGCTCAAGTAATTGAAGAATCTTCTAAAGGATCATCAATTCCAGTTTGGGATGGACAATAA